The window TGACTACTCCTAGCTTTAGCAGGTACAAACTTATCAAAGTTTTGCAAGGAACAAAAGCACACTGACATGTTTGAATGGTAAGAAGCATGGAAACACACATTTGAAATACGGCACATAAACGCTACCTGATTATGGCGAACATGGAGTTGAAGTTCTTGCAGTCACGGCAGTGAAGGGCAATCTTTATAAAGTGCTTGATGATCTTCACTCTCTTGGCCAGGTTGGTTTCTTGTACAATCTCTGTGGCGACCCAGAAGGTCTCCTGGTTTACAAGAGCCTCAAAGTTGCGCAGATTGCTAGGAGGCTCTTGTGGGTGAAGCTTGAAAAGGTCACTGATGTAATCCGTCGGTTCAATGCTGGAGAAGAGCAGATAGTTTCGTGCTGACAGCTGATTGGCTATCTCCATGGAGCTCAAGGACAACAAAGGGACCACAGACTCTCGCTGCATCTCCTGTGCTTCCACATCCGAGCACAGCGTCTCTGTCTCCATGTTGCTCTTCAGGTAGTACCTGGCAAAGCAAGCAGAAAAATATAACCATCACATATAAAATTAAACTACAAAATTGCCAATTTAACTTCTCAAATTTAGCTCAAGACCAAACCTGGCACTCAGCTGTATCCTGTCAGCCAGTTTAGAGAGTTGATCGGGTAATCGTCTCTGTTTGATAACTCCCTCCTGTGTGACCGAAACCTCACAGAGCGAATAGGCTTCAGGACTTGCCGTCAAGCCGAACTCTCGCATCGCCTGATTGGATGCCTCTCTTGCTGTGGTGTCTCTGTTAATCAGTAAGTAACGACTTTGTTGGTCTGCTTTGAAAACACGCAGCACCTGGTCTTGCAATTCTGTGGATGAAAAACATCAACAAACCATAAAACAACTGTATATAAGAAGTATGTAAACCTCAATCAGAACTAGGATCCAAACATTCCTGCATAGCACAGATTACATGCAACTTCTAGAACTATATTAGGTAAACAGACGTGGTGGATGCCTATAAGGAAGATGTAACAAGTCAAATGAAAAAGAGACGAAAGGAAACTCTAATAACTAAGACAGAGGTTGACTGGAGATCCAGATCAAGCAGAATCAGAGGAGATGTCTTCTGCAGAAGACAAAACATTAAGAGTTTTATCGGTACGTAGAGCTGTCAAAAGTACAGGTTCTTCAGCAGCATGTTACATGTGACTACAATCACACAGCTGAGGTTTATCCAATTTTACATTTATCCAATTTATTATTGCTGGTCAATGATATAGTTTAAATTATCTGATGATATAAACAGTCGAGCAGTTTATATTTGCTACACCGTATATCCCTTTACCTGATATAAGAGTCTTATataattttacagtaattttGTGTCGGAAGTAATCGTTCGTTACATGgtatttaagggatagttcacccaaaaatgaaaatgttatctttatttactcaccctcatgaagttccaaacctgtgtgaatttctttcttatgttgaacataaaagaagaatgCTGGGAATCAAAGAGTTGCTGGTCCCCAGAGCATTTCTTTCTCATACTATGGAATGGGAACCAACGACTATTtggttctttaaaatatcttttttgtgtgtttaacaTAATAAAGAAacttgtacaggtttggaacgatatgagggtgagtaaatgataacaatgtttgggtgaactgttcctttaaggattATGAAACCTGTAAGGTATTGTTCAATTTATGATAATTTCATGTAGTGACAAGTCTAATGACTACTTGATGATGAGCCATCACTGCCACAGGTATATTAATTTGATAAATAACAGGGTTAATATTTTCACATAACAGATTTTTACATAGTAGATAATACATAATACTTTTAGTCCCCTGTAAATAAAAAAGCTTTGGCTACTACGGTGTCAATATGCTACTCAACAGGaccttatatatataaaacatatatatatataaaacatatatatatatatatatatatatatatatatatatatatatatatatatatatatatatatatatatatatatatatatatatatatatatatatatatatatatataaaacattaaaatttttatctttgttttactacttactTGAATAATTACATTAGAGCTTGCAATGCTAAATTGAAAACATTGAGAACCAATATTTACTTTGGGAAACACTTTCAGATGATGCTAAGCATGAACAGAAGCTACAGAAAGAGAGATGTACATAAAAAGACAAAGCAGTAAGAGTAGTACATCAAAGTtcgaaaaaaaagaagagtaattTAATTACAGGACTTGGCCCAGTGGCAAGTTTAGCAAATGGcacaaaatgtattaatctacACAGACGGGCCATTGAAATAAACCAGAAACAATGTAATAAAGTGTGTATATAGTCCCACAGCCTTAAGGTGTGTTTACCATGAGTTAAGTTTGCCAGACAACTGGCAAAACACAGtctattggcaaaaaaaaaaaaaggtaacagtGCTGCTACAGCTTACTTTCATGAAAATGAGAATTTCCcataaatctttcttttttttcatcaacaAGTAACATTATCCATGGAGATGCCATAAAAAAAATGCTGCCACTGACTCAAGTTTGCAAAAAAGAATAATATCTGTACAAAAACGATACTATACACGGCAGAACGGAGAGAAGGAGATACAGTCAACTAGATCAAACTTTATTACAGActttgagagagagatagacaggcAATTACGCAAGATGGTTATTTAGGAAGACGAACGGCTACTGTTTCTAGAGAGATGAGTGGAACTATATGAGAGGTGTCTAAAAAGACGAGCAGGACCGCAGCAATGCACAAATACTCACGAGTGAATCCAGGTGCTGTGAGCAGGGAGAGGGTAGCGGGATCATTAGTACAATCgcacaaatataacaaaaaataaaaaggaacacAAAGAGAAGCAGTAGAGTGGAATGCATTTATGAGCAGAAAATAATAGTGAAGGTGATGTGTGTAGAATATAGCAATGTCATGTGCAGCATTATATTGTAAGTTAAAAACAGCAAACAGTTATCAGGTTGTGAAGCTCCGAAGGTGCTATGTGAATGTCAACAtcaaaatcatataaatatacacacacacacacacacacacacacatacatagtaCTGACTGTATATACATTATGCTGATTTTTGAGCGTGCAATTGAGTATTCTGTATGCATATTTACCTGGTGGCTGTGTACTGTAGTCAATAATGCGCTGTTGGCCTTGGGCCAGGTCAGGGTTACTGGATGAGAGATTTCCACTGACTGCCATTGTTGGCTGAGTCTGTTTGTTCTGTCTTAATCCCACAATACTGTCATCCTGAGTCTGCCCTAACCCGAGGTCACTATACAACAAAAGCACAATGACTCAGCATGAACATCAGTCAGAATTTAACACATACGTCAAAAGCAGTGGATGTGAAATAATGCCCTTCTGTTTATGTAAATACCACTAAGATGACGAATTCTCAAAGTCAGCAATAGCGTCAGAAGAAGAGTTTGTGCTTGTATACCTGTAAGGTTTCTGAGGTAGGATGCTCATGCGTGTCTTGTCTAGAATCTTCATGAGTTTATTTCGGCCGCCCACAGTATGTGCTTTGACCTTCTTGCTGACCTTTTCTTGACCTATTAAGTCAGAACCAGCCCCAAGTTCAGGTACAGAATAACGGCTATTTTTCTTTCCGTCACCAATCTTTGGAAGATGAGGAACGCCGTTTTTCCTTTCCTCTGCCAACCTGGCAACCAGCTCCTTGAAGACTGAGAAGAGTGAAAGTGagtaaaagataataaaaaaatgtatatctatCAACAGCCCTTGTGTATTGGGAGATTTTTCCATGTAGGAATCTCACCCAGGAGGTTGGTTTTGACACTCATACAGAGCTGTGTATTGTTCTTGAGAATTTCAGTTGCTTTGGACAGCTGCACATTCTCAAACGTCTGCCCGTTCACCTCCAATATCTGCACGAGTGTGAAAAAGATTAgataagacagaaagaaaaaatgtgtGTAAAGAACATGCTTCGGTGTCTTAACACTGTTTTATACAGAGGTTTGAAAGGTGTCACCTGGTCTCCACGTTTAAGCCCAGCTTCCTCTGCTTTGCTACCAACTTCCACGCTGCTGATAAAGAGGCGTGTTCCTCGTTCAGCTCCTCCAATCAGTGTGAAGGGGAGGGGCATCTCTCGAGCAGGCCTATTTATAGTAATCACTCTGGGTTTGGCTTTAGCCGCACAAGCTATGTTGAGCAACCGCAACTGAcctgtcattttctttttttggataaACAGGAAGTAAATAAAATGCTAGTCTGATAAAGTGATGAAtgacaaatatttgaaatatgcaGTAAAGTAATTCTTGCATGCTGTTTATACCTCTCTTTCCAGATCGCTCTGAAATTCCTCCAAAAAACTGGTCATATCAGGGTCTCCTTCAAAGTCACTGAAGTGATTGTTAACCCATAACAAGACAACTCGGGTTACCTGATTAAAGGAGAGAGGGAAGAACTGTGAGGCACATCCAACTAAAGCTTAATGTGGGTATCTTCAGAAAAGGTGGATTCAGTCACGCTACCTTGTCCCGTAAACTGGGTTCATTAAACCAGTCCAAAAGTCTCTGTCCCAAAATCAGAGGACTGGGCAGGAAGGTACGATAGGTCAACAGGAAGTCCTCAATATATGTAGGGTCAACAACTGAATGATCCTCCACTAAGTGCTGCATCAGCCTTTCAGCAGTGCCCTAAAAAGAGTACATCAGATTTCtcttttaaatgaacacatttaaaGATCTTTCTTCTTTTCTGGTTAAACTAAGTACTAAAAATCCACacaaattttaaatcaaattaatttagGTTTATTAATTGGTCAGATGGTTTGTTTAAGTGAATAAAccatacaatactgttcaaaagtctgaagtctgtaaattctttaaaatgtctccccaagactgcatttatatgatcaacaCTGACGTATTTTTACAAGttacagtaacttttttttttttactttacagtaactgtttttttttttaaatatcttaaaatgtaatttattcctgtcatggcaaaactgatttttcagcagccattactggaGTCTTCAAAGTCTTTGTCACTTTGGAACCATATAATgcatttcgtaaaaaaaaaatacattaaaaaaaattataataataatacacacacacacataaagatctttaaaacacaaaatgtgGAGGGGatgttctatgggctaccatattCACATAACATATAAAGTCAGAGATTCAACTCCACACCAGATTCATCAACTTAAAGACTGTAAAGCCACAATCTCATTTTTTTAGTGGAGTACTTTTTCCATGTCAGGCCTGGTTCACACCGGACGCCGAAGCGGCGCGGAACGGGGAAAATCACGCGCGGTCCGGCGCCTGCCTGTTCACACCAGACGCGTATTCtcctgtgtgttgtgtttttttttttttttttttctagtctgttTAGATACACAAATATGATCGCATTTGTCACTCGcggtattttaatttgaaaattgcTTATATTTTGACAATTGACCGGATTGTCTCGTGTTTCTTGGTGTGACTTCCTTCCGGAATTGATGCGGATCGCTGGCAAAAAATAGACCAGACGCTAAAACGGGCGCTTCATGGTGCGGGCCGGCCGCGGCACACTGCGGCGCTCCGCGTCTGGTGTGAACGACACCATAGGTTAACATGGGCGCCGAAAGGAAGCGGCCTCCATTCCGCGCCGCTTCCGCGTCGCTTCGGCATCCGGTGTGAGCCAGGCCTCAGTctgatttttcaaaaaaaaaaaaaaaacaatcaaacctTAACAACAATGTGTCCCTTGCGGGTGCCCGTCCGGTCAAGTTCTCTGTGTTCTTTGACCATGACGATTTCTCCTTCCTCCTCCACTCGCTGTGTGTTCTGCTCAAcctgattcagaatgcagcagtaGTCCTGCTGGGCAATACACACaaactacacaaacacacacacacacaaataataatgttaactgacATTTTTTGCGTCAACATTTTATGCATTACTTGCGTCACAAATCAAGCTTGAacaggactttttttttaaaggtgctgtatgtagaaTTGACAACTGGCAGAGGGCGGTTTTCACAAACCAGAACAGAGACCGACATTCCGGCCcggaacacacattttcaaaggagaataactgactgtagcttTGTTCTTTAGACAAaaaagtatgttaacttagcatgcttcttaaatatctgcaaacatattatggtatttttatgctttagtagagtcaaaaacgtacagcacctttaaatacaatatcaccaccttgaaaatatattcagtttGAATAACACTAAAGTTTACCAAAACAAAATCTAGATCAAATTTACtgtcataaacaagctgcttgaGAAATAGTTCACAATTATGCCCATCTTTACTATAAACACACTCTTTTCTTACCTGACAGTCGTCTACTTTGGTCCTCATGACTCCAGTCATCAGCTGTTTTTCCATTGAAGGGGAGACACCAAAACTTCCacccatacacacactcacactgctgCCATCTGGATAGATCACCTCTACTGCTCCATTCAAAATGACTGACCATGAGTccagctaaaacacacacacatttgcctGTTATCAGCTGAACTCAAATGTGGAGATGAGATGCTGCGAAGGGACCCGTCTCACCTCTTCACCGTGGTTGAGCACGATGGTTCCGGCCCGTTCCACAACCGCAAACACCATGACGGCACACAGCTCCCTCCGCACCGAAACACTCAGACTGGCAAATGCCGGAAGCTGCTGCACAAACTCCAGCAACTGCTCTGTTTACATAAAGAGAACGTGAAAATGAAAGAGAAAGTGTAAAGTGAAACTTAAAATGAAAGTAGCTTAGTGAATGTCCATCACTGAAGAATTCAAAAGAATACAAAAGAGTACCGATGTCATCATCTGTACGGTCCATAGGGTCTTTCTCCAGACAGTCTCTCACAATATCTCGACTCATAAGAGGGTCCGTTCCCCTCCCtacatcctcatcatcatcatcctcgtcCGAGTCCACTGCCGTTTCAGGAAGCCCGCTCAGGTCCATGTCCCCACATTCACTTTCAGTGGCctgtaaaataaacacaattttcaGGAAATGATGTTCATAGACATTTAATGGCTTTCTGTACTTTGTGACCCGCATTTACAAACAGACAAAGTGAACCGCGTGACTATGACTGTGTGTGTACAGATGGTGTGTCACTACAGAAGTGTGTGTTGAGCCGACTGTGTTTGTGCATGCGCTTGGGTGTGTGCGTGAATGCTGATCTGTGGATCAAAAGGTATGTGTGGTTGACGACTGACATGAATAGGTTATGGAGAGGTGACAGATGGACCACAGAGGAGGGTGGGGGAGTCCTCTACAGGACGGGATTTaaatgtgtgcgagtgtgtgtgtcccAGATGTTCACAATAAATCTCTGTCAGGATGCGCTTCTATTGCAGAGTGTGTAAGGAGATTGCTTTATAGAGGGATAGAAACTCAGAGTCTCTTATCACCTGGTAGATATCTGATAGGCTGCTACTTCCTGAATCACTGGCGATGCTGGAACGTGATTGGCTTGAATTCGTATGGGTGTGGCAACTGTCAGAGGGGTGATGCTTTGAGAAGTCGGCAGGAAGCTGAAAGAGAATCATAAACGGTTACAAAAGAGTGATAAATAAACaagcagataaataaatatataagaacGTTAAAAAAATAGCTAGATTATtctagaaaataaatgaaatagacATTTTGGATGATTTTAGGTAATGTTTATCAGGGAAATTTTATATTTCCTCTAACGTAATTGGTAAacgtttattttttcattaataaatttTAAGTACCTTTTAGCTTTAAGCTCATGTAAATTGACCCGCAGTGACAGATTAATTTTTATAAGTAAAAATATTCCACAGACTTCAATTAATATGAATTAAACTAATATAACTATACTGcatgtataataatatttaaattattgtttaaaatagttttagctAGAATATTGCAAGTCACATTACAAGACACTGCTGTCATTGCTTAAAATGTCAACTATGtatatgcataaaaacaatgTAACAATTCTTCCCTGACACGAGCTTTTGAGCATTTGtgcaaatatagtgttttttccCCTTCTAGTTCATCAGGAAACCAAGGATTAATTTTAAACCCCTGTGTGAGTGTCAGCACAATTATTCGTTAGTGGAATGGATGATGTGTTCACACATGCACAAGTTCAGCTGAACAGAGGCATTTAAAACATCTAATAATCCATCTACTctgaatcattttagtcattggtcgataaaaataaaacacaatcaagTATTAATTCTTGCAGTGCAGTATTATCCACCCTTTCCAGGCCTGGCAATCACAATTCTTTGATACAAGCAAACACAAAGCACCATAAAAAGGtctaaaaagtaaacaaatgtatGGATTAACGACCAAAGCTTTCATCAGTTACCAAACCGAAGTAATGTTTAGATCTACCCACCCTTACCAAAACCCTACTGTACAACATTCCCTGAGGCTTACTACAGTAAAGTTGATGGGTTCATGTACTGATGTCCTAGATCAGATGGCCTACATACAGTGACCCAACAATAAAATCTCATGTTAGAATATCCTCACGTAACTCAAAAACTCAATAATGTAACCTCTAAACAATCACTGATATGACTACATGaagtcaaataaaattaaatggatgAAACAATGACAGGAAAAACTAATACAAATCAAGTATAAAGTTAAATGACATaaccaaaaaactaaattatgcaGATTTACAATGTGAATAGAATGAATGAAATATaatcaattttaaattaaatttagattgCACAACAGAACCAGAAACAAAAGCATGTAGATTAATAATTGAAAaggaattcattaaaaataacatttgaaaaataactaCAATTAGATTGCAAACCAAAACCATCAGTCCAATTGTGCATTTAattttatcaaaattatttattaaaaataatttagactttaattaaagttacatttacaaaacaaaactatAATTCTCTTCcattcagaatatattttttcacCAATCGCTCAATACACTAATAATTTGTCTGCTTGTATACTGTTAATGTCAAAATTTAGTCCACCCTTTAAATTCAGCTGCTCCCTATAAAATGaagcatgcatgcatttatttacaggTAATGCAATGTGTGCGATTAACCTGTTGTTGCAAAAGACttatgcatatttttaaatatgcaagcatttgatttttttaagagaaagagtgtgtgtgtgtgtgtgtgtgtgtgtgtgtgtgtgtgtgtgtgtgagtgaaagatACTCACAGTCCTGGTCTCCTGTCTCCTGACTCCATAACCATTAGACAGGACAAGCTGTCTCATAGCCTGCAATACTGAATGCCCAACCATCCTGTGTGCATTTAAACTAACCTCTTAAACATTATCAGTCTCTTTCTATACCACAGTGTTCTAACCGCACCTATTTACTGTTCAAATATCTATCTCCCCAATGCACTTGCTCAGAGAGAGCATCCCTCTCTACTGAAATCAGCCCATCACCACAGTAACAGACAGCACTCTGGAAGAGAGTAATGTTTCTACAGACCCTGCCCCTCTGTCCCATTCACACACACCCATGCGAGATCAGGGGATTATCAAGAGGCTGGTATTGTTTAAGCAGAGGGGGGTGGGGGATGGTTGACACCCACTGCCCTACTAAACCAGTCACCAGGGTAAACCCTGCAATGATTGACAGCTTACTGAACAATCAGGATGGCACATATATCTGTTAAGAGTCCGCCTTCCTGCTGTCAATCATAACCAGGCCCGTTACAAGTCAAGAGGATAATAACAAACTAATGCAGAGAAACAGAGACTACATGCTCAAAGTGCCACAAGGGAGAAACTGAGAGTGATAGAAAAGAAGCTTTTACCAGATTAGATTCGCTAAGAATGTAGCCAAGActatggctctgttccaaaacctagcaaTTGCTGTCTACATTTGCTGCTATTTTCTAAGGTAGCACTCTCTAGAGAGCAACTCTGTAGGGAAAAGGCCCTGTTTCCCCCCGTATATTTGATGTTTCTTGCAATGTTCAGCCAGGATGCATAACCATTTAAACCTGGTCTTTTCATGCATTTTAGGGTATGTTTGCATGACAGCAATGtacaaaaaactaatgttttctatgtatttttatattatgtgttatattattgtttttttcctaTGTATCCATTCACATGGATTCCTGAAAAGGTCACAAAATCATTGTATTATGCATGCTAGGCCAACAGCTGGTGCTGCCAGTTTGTAAAGAAACACAAAGCACCCGCTCACAGATGCATTCTTCAAGTGCTCATGCAAACCTACAGACTGTGCATGTCTTCACAgtttaatgagtttttttttttactaactttGCAAGTGGTCAAAAGTTGACAACCTCAAAGCCTTTTAGacatttaaatctgtatttattgtCTTCTTTGTGCGACAGAGTCAAAGCTTTTACACCTTTTGAGGAAGTCTACATAATAGTTGTTTTTTGCATATAAAGCTGACAGAATATagcattttaacaaaaaaacaaaaaaaacacacaaagccGCTTTGAAGATATTCAATAGTATTAAAAGGTCAATTACCTGGGATTTTGAGCATTCCTGCagcaagataaaaataaaaacgaattaatATGCATTCCATGTGTTAATCTGAGGACAAATATAGTGACACAttacatttaagatttttttttcatgctgataAATAAGCTCTATTTTGTGTTAAGATGCACACACTgacattaaaggggtcacatgatgagatttaaaattttcctttctctttggagtgttacaagctcttggtgcatgaagaagatctgtaaagttgtaaagactcGAATCCAAACATATATTCTTTATCAAACTTAAgactgccacgcccccctaaaatggctcattcaaacacgcccccacatgtctacatcacaatgtggaaatatttgcgtaatactgcccaaatgttcactcaaAGAAAGAAGGCCTGGTTTGAAACAGCCATGTCAGAGAGATGCagtgtgtatctaggcgaaagcaaaagcactttatttggccttccgaaactacatgcatttaggaatctttacgattatttacaacagaacagcaactcATTTTAAGGACGACCGTTTTgggaacctaggagaggaggtcattctgattttgctacgacaatctggcacttcCGAATCagatactgtaagtatgttttgctATTAGtgtaagtatttgctattgactgttcaaatgcaaaGTTTTAGGCGTGCgcatctgtgtgtgtatatgtgcgtgtgtgtgagaaacaGTGGAGTCACACattggagtcagctgtcttaaccgtccgtggcttgtgaaGTGC is drawn from Carassius gibelio isolate Cgi1373 ecotype wild population from Czech Republic chromosome B1, carGib1.2-hapl.c, whole genome shotgun sequence and contains these coding sequences:
- the rapgef2a gene encoding rap guanine nucleotide exchange factor 2 isoform X2, which translates into the protein MASYVDNSFRHAIMKNPADRTQQDLQIVYSYLHGMEALSNLREHQLRLMCETVRYEQHEANEVLFYPDDIGTCWYILLSGSVFIKESMFLPRSSFGKRSAGSLRRGCECIVLEASEMIVVDYMDDNDEYFQRQTSHRQSRRRFRKINQCGERQTIIDTVDHYPVSKPPLPPGYHSECSKSQLPADFSKHHPSDSCHTHTNSSQSRSSIASDSGSSSLSDIYQATESECGDMDLSGLPETAVDSDEDDDDEDVGRGTDPLMSRDIVRDCLEKDPMDRTDDDIEQLLEFVQQLPAFASLSVSVRRELCAVMVFAVVERAGTIVLNHGEELDSWSVILNGAVEVIYPDGSSVSVCMGGSFGVSPSMEKQLMTGVMRTKVDDCQFVCIAQQDYCCILNQVEQNTQRVEEEGEIVMVKEHRELDRTGTRKGHIVVKGTAERLMQHLVEDHSVVDPTYIEDFLLTYRTFLPSPLILGQRLLDWFNEPSLRDKVTRVVLLWVNNHFSDFEGDPDMTSFLEEFQSDLEREKMTGQLRLLNIACAAKAKPRVITINRPAREMPLPFTLIGGAERGTRLFISSVEVGSKAEEAGLKRGDQILEVNGQTFENVQLSKATEILKNNTQLCMSVKTNLLVFKELVARLAEERKNGVPHLPKIGDGKKNSRYSVPELGAGSDLIGQEKVSKKVKAHTVGGRNKLMKILDKTRMSILPQKPYSDLGLGQTQDDSIVGLRQNKQTQPTMAVSGNLSSSNPDLAQGQQRIIDYSTQPPELQDQVLRVFKADQQSRYLLINRDTTAREASNQAMREFGLTASPEAYSLCEVSVTQEGVIKQRRLPDQLSKLADRIQLSARYYLKSNMETETLCSDVEAQEMQRESVVPLLSLSSMEIANQLSARNYLLFSSIEPTDYISDLFKLHPQEPPSNLRNFEALVNQETFWVATEIVQETNLAKRVKIIKHFIKIALHCRDCKNFNSMFAIISGFNLAPVARLRSTWERLPGKYEKLLAELQDVFDPSRNMAKYRNLLNKHNLQPPVIPLFPVIKKDLTFLHEGNNSKVDGLVNFEKLRMIAREIRHVVRMASITMDPALLFKTRKKKWRSLGSLSQVSSSSLSDIGTMGGKRKGRRSSFLSAKKLYEVEMMSRRVRQYLDAQTHESDEEKLHELSLQCEPAHSSSLKNSGERRRVDASPVSQRSTTPQQTNGNHGRKTSLGKELPPFGAQSPQSLHKILSLSEEGRDRQRKLPEDSQSNASSLLSSPRTSPHSTPRKAPQLVVKASDQLSLLSSSSSDLISVGDHTHAQARTITHPLSTRRAEPDQMSLGSYSLTQDQCDRASLDAADSGRGSWTSCSSGSHDNIQSIPQRVGYYDSRSWETLAEGMGRSHVSTPTGYWGDELEGETGTIKRRGGKDETPNLNKNTASRREGRFRDPPPTPPGYTALSLAEADSHSHAHGRRPPDYTAALQRSRLLKRSCDPPSLHPSSRLPVYNHCQSPRRPQPDENEQISAV
- the rapgef2a gene encoding rap guanine nucleotide exchange factor 2 isoform X1, yielding MASYVDNSFRHAIMKNPADRTQQDLQIVYSYLHGMEALSNLREHQLRLMCETVRYEQHEANEVLFYPDDIGTCWYILLSGSVFIKESMFLPRSSFGKRSAGSLRRGCECIVLEASEMIVVDYMDDNDEYFQRQTSHRQSRRRFRKINQCGERQTIIDTVDHYPVSKPPLPPGYHSECSKSQLPADFSKHHPSDSCHTHTNSSQSRSSIASDSGSSSLSDIYQATESECGDMDLSGLPETAVDSDEDDDDEDVGRGTDPLMSRDIVRDCLEKDPMDRTDDDIEQLLEFVQQLPAFASLSVSVRRELCAVMVFAVVERAGTIVLNHGEELDSWSVILNGAVEVIYPDGSSVSVCMGGSFGVSPSMEKQLMTGVMRTKVDDCQFVCIAQQDYCCILNQVEQNTQRVEEEGEIVMVKEHRELDRTGTRKGHIVVKGTAERLMQHLVEDHSVVDPTYIEDFLLTYRTFLPSPLILGQRLLDWFNEPSLRDKVTRVVLLWVNNHFSDFEGDPDMTSFLEEFQSDLEREKMTGQLRLLNIACAAKAKPRVITINRPAREMPLPFTLIGGAERGTRLFISSVEVGSKAEEAGLKRGDQILEVNGQTFENVQLSKATEILKNNTQLCMSVKTNLLVFKELVARLAEERKNGVPHLPKIGDGKKNSRYSVPELGAGSDLIGQEKVSKKVKAHTVGGRNKLMKILDKTRMSILPQKPYSDLGLGQTQDDSIVGLRQNKQTQPTMAVSGNLSSSNPDLAQGQQRIIDYSTQPPAPGFTQLQDQVLRVFKADQQSRYLLINRDTTAREASNQAMREFGLTASPEAYSLCEVSVTQEGVIKQRRLPDQLSKLADRIQLSARYYLKSNMETETLCSDVEAQEMQRESVVPLLSLSSMEIANQLSARNYLLFSSIEPTDYISDLFKLHPQEPPSNLRNFEALVNQETFWVATEIVQETNLAKRVKIIKHFIKIALHCRDCKNFNSMFAIISGFNLAPVARLRSTWERLPGKYEKLLAELQDVFDPSRNMAKYRNLLNKHNLQPPVIPLFPVIKKDLTFLHEGNNSKVDGLVNFEKLRMIAREIRHVVRMASITMDPALLFKTRKKKWRSLGSLSQVSSSSLSDIGTMGGKRKGRRSSFLSAKKLYEVEMMSRRVRQYLDAQTHESDEEKLHELSLQCEPAHSSSLKNSGERRRVDASPVSQRSTTPQQTNGNHGRKTSLGKELPPFGAQSPQSLHKILSLSEEGRDRQRKLPEDSQSNASSLLSSPRTSPHSTPRKAPQLVVKASDQLSLLSSSSSDLISVGDHTHAQARTITHPLSTRRAEPDQMSLGSYSLTQDQCDRASLDAADSGRGSWTSCSSGSHDNIQSIPQRVGYYDSRSWETLAEGMGRSHVSTPTGYWGDELEGETGTIKRRGGKDETPNLNKNTASRREGRFRDPPPTPPGYTALSLAEADSHSHAHGRRPPDYTAALQRSRLLKRSCDPPSLHPSSRLPVYNHCQSPRRPQPDENEQISAV